In the Terriglobales bacterium genome, TCGCCTGACCCAGGGCTGCTCCATGCATGAGGGAGCCACCGCTTTCCGCCTGGGGTTGCGCGGCATGCCGGTGGCCGCCGAGGCGGAGATCGTGGAGCGGGACGTCAAGCTCGCGCATCAGGTGGGTGCCCGGCTCCACGTAGCTCACGTCTCCACCGCTGCCGGATTGAAGGCTGTACGTCGCGGTCGGCGCAATCGCGCCCGCATCACCTGCGAAGTCACGCCGCACCACTTCACGCTCGTGGATGAGAATGTCGGCCAGTACGACACCCGCTGCAAGATGAACCCGCCCCTGCGCTCGCCCGATGACCGCGAAGCGCTGCTGGTGGGGCTGGCCGATGGCTCCGTGGATGCCATCGCCACCGATCACGCGCCCCACGCCGCGCATGAGAAGGACGTGGAGTTCGAGCGCGCCGCCTTTGGCGTCACGGGGTTGGAAACCGCGCTGGGCCTCGCCGTGCTGCGCCTGCACAAGGAGCGGCGCGTGCCGCTGCTGCGCATCGTCGAGTTGCTCTCCACCGGTCCGGCCCGCGTGCTCGGCCTGAAAGGACGCGGCAGCCTGGCCCGCGGCTCCCCAGCCGACGTCACCGTCTTCGATCCCGCGGCCCGCTGGACTTTCCACGCCTCCGAATCGCGCTCCCGCGCGCGCAACACTCCCTTCGACGGCTGGCAGCTCACAGGCAAGGTGGTGGCCACCATCGTCGAGGGGCAGTTCGTGTACCGCGTGGGCTGAGAACAAGCCGCGGATTAGCGCAGACGAATACGGAAAATCCTGAGTCTTCCGGCGTGAAGTATCGCTATGGATCCGTGCTAATCCGTGGCCAGGCTTGCTTGACCTGCGCCCTCGCGGCGCAGTGAGTTCGCCACCAGGGCTCCCATCGTCCCACCCAGCATTGCACCTAAAGCGAAGCGCGCCAGCGGCCAGTTGCCGTGCACTCCTGCCATCTCGGCCGCGAAATCCAGCAAGCTGGCTGCAAGCACGATGGCCAGCGCCCTGAGCAGTGTCTTCCGGCTGGCCTCGACCCACGCGCCTGCGGCAGCTCCCAGGTAGATGCCCAGACAGCGCGCGCACACCGCAACCGGCATGCCCGCGATCCAGAACGAACGCGCCGGATCCTGATGACACACCAGCGAGAAGAACTGCCAAATGGCGAAACTTAGGAGGGGAAATCCAGCGAGTGACAATAGCGGCGCGCCGACTCCTGCCGATGCGAGTGCAGTGGGCAAGGCGCTCACCAACACCGGATGCGGATTGTCATCCCGAGCCCGCAGCGGCGGGCGAGGGATCTGCTCTTCCATCACCAAATCACCCAATCACAAAATAATCCCCAGCTTCTTCCCCACCCTTCCCAACGTCTCCAGCGCCTTCTCCAGTTCCTCCCGCGTATGCGTGGCCGTAACGATGGTGCGGATGCGGGCCTTGCCCTCGGGCACCGTCGGAAAGGCGATTCCGGTCGCCATTACGCCCGCGGCAAACAGCTCGCGCGAGAACTCCATGGCCAGTCGCCCTTCACCGACGATGACCGGCGTGATGGGCGTCTCACTGGCCGGCGTGTTCACGCCGCCGATGTTGAAGCCCAACACGCCCAGTTCCTTTTTGAAGAAGCGCGTGTTCTCCCACAGCTTCTCGATGCGCTCCGGCTCCTGCTCCAGGACCTCGAAGGCTGCAATGCAGGTGGCCGCAACGGAAGGCGGATGCGAAGTCGAGAAGAGGAACGGCCGCCCGCGGTGATACAGGAACTCGATCAGGTCGCGCGTGCCGCACACGTATCCACCCAGCGCGCCGATCGCCTTCGACAGCGTACCCACCTGAATGTCCACGCGCCCGTGCACGCCGAAGTGGTCGATGGTGCCGCGGCCGTTGCGCCCCAGCACGCCCGAAGCGTGCGCGTCATCCACCATCATGATGGCGCCGTACTTCTCCGCCAGGTCGCAGAGCGCGGGCAGTGGTGCGATGTCGCCGTCCATGGAGAATACGCCGTCGGTGATCAGCAGCTTGCGGCCTGGCTGTCCGGCGATTTCTTTCAGTTGCTCCTCCGCGTGGGCGACGTCCTTGTGCCGGAAGACCTTGATGGTGGCGCGGGATAGCCGTGCCCCGTCAATGATGGAGGCGTGGTTCAGCTCGTCGGAGACGATGAAGTCTTCGCGCCCCAGCACCGCCGAAACCGTCCCTGCGTTGGCGGTGAATCCGGACTGGAACACTACCGAGGCCTCGACGTTCTTGAAGCGCGCAATCTTCTCTTCCAGTTCCATGTGTAAGGACATGGTTCCGGCGATGGTGCGCACCGCTCCCGATCCCACGCCGAACTTGCGCGTAGCTTCGAGCGCGGCTTCACGCAGCTTGGGGTGCGTGGTCAGGCCCAGGTAGTTGTTCGAGGCCAGGTTGATCACCCGCTTGCCGTCGAACGTACACACCGGGGCCTGCTCGTCCTCCAGCACCCGCAGGCGGAAGTACGTGCCCTTCTGCTTCAGGTCGTTGAGCTGGTCGGTGAGATAGGAAAGAGGATTGGCGCGCGTTGCGGTCGTCATGGCGGCAGATAGTTTACAACTCCGCGCGCCTCTTTCTTGCGCTTCTACCGCTCCGGCGGCGCGATCTGGTTCGCGGTCACGAACACCGGCTCGATGTCGGTAGGCGTGTCCTTCAGTTTGTCCATGGCCGCCTGCATTTCCGGCCGAATCACGCTCAGGGTCTCGATCATCTTCTTGGCGCCGGCGTAGTCGCCCGTCGCTTCGAGCATGAGCAGTTCGCGGTCCAGGTCGCGCACCGCATCCTTGATTTTCGCAAAGTCCACGGAGAACGTGCCGTCCGGGTTGAGGATGTATGCGCCCTTATCGCGCAGGTAATTGAACTGGATGGCCATGCCTCGGGCGTGCGAGTCGGTTACCCCGAACCGCAGCGTGCGGAACGCCGAGGCGAGGTAGGTGTT is a window encoding:
- a CDS encoding glycine C-acetyltransferase: MTTATRANPLSYLTDQLNDLKQKGTYFRLRVLEDEQAPVCTFDGKRVINLASNNYLGLTTHPKLREAALEATRKFGVGSGAVRTIAGTMSLHMELEEKIARFKNVEASVVFQSGFTANAGTVSAVLGREDFIVSDELNHASIIDGARLSRATIKVFRHKDVAHAEEQLKEIAGQPGRKLLITDGVFSMDGDIAPLPALCDLAEKYGAIMMVDDAHASGVLGRNGRGTIDHFGVHGRVDIQVGTLSKAIGALGGYVCGTRDLIEFLYHRGRPFLFSTSHPPSVAATCIAAFEVLEQEPERIEKLWENTRFFKKELGVLGFNIGGVNTPASETPITPVIVGEGRLAMEFSRELFAAGVMATGIAFPTVPEGKARIRTIVTATHTREELEKALETLGRVGKKLGIIL
- a CDS encoding DUF2085 domain-containing protein translates to MEEQIPRPPLRARDDNPHPVLVSALPTALASAGVGAPLLSLAGFPLLSFAIWQFFSLVCHQDPARSFWIAGMPVAVCARCLGIYLGAAAGAWVEASRKTLLRALAIVLAASLLDFAAEMAGVHGNWPLARFALGAMLGGTMGALVANSLRREGAGQASLATD
- a CDS encoding dihydroorotase, with the protein product MVREKKTAAVMIKGGRVLDPSQRLDAEMDVLLRDGRVAEVAPRNKLRGSADETLNARGLIVAPGFIDLHVHLREPGQSHKETIVSGTAAAAAGGFTSVCAMPNTSPVNDSPEITAWMRHPERGAVVNVLPVAAATVRSQGERLTDFRALERAGAVAFTDDGRPILDEHLMREALRLAAQIGLPVVQHAEDTRLTQGCSMHEGATAFRLGLRGMPVAAEAEIVERDVKLAHQVGARLHVAHVSTAAGLKAVRRGRRNRARITCEVTPHHFTLVDENVGQYDTRCKMNPPLRSPDDREALLVGLADGSVDAIATDHAPHAAHEKDVEFERAAFGVTGLETALGLAVLRLHKERRVPLLRIVELLSTGPARVLGLKGRGSLARGSPADVTVFDPAARWTFHASESRSRARNTPFDGWQLTGKVVATIVEGQFVYRVG